The following is a genomic window from Bubalus bubalis isolate 160015118507 breed Murrah chromosome 6, NDDB_SH_1, whole genome shotgun sequence.
cacagcaggatcctctatgacccacctcccagaatattggaaataaaagcaaaaatatacaaatgggacctaattaaacttaaaagcttctgcacaacaaaggaaactataagcaaggtgaaaagacagccttcagaatgggagaaaataatagcaaatgaagcaactgacaaacaactaatctcaaaaatatacaagcaactcctacagctcaattccagaaaaattaatgacccaatcaaaaaatgggccaaagaacaaaatagacatttctccaaagaagacatacagatggctgatattttaaatcatttataatatataactaCCAACTTTGTCTTCTTGTtttatcaattactgagaaagtTGGGGCTCTCAGTCTGGGGCAGGGACCCCCCACTCAGGTGTGGCTCAGCCATCCCCAGTGCCCTCCTCCGGCTATAACAGAATTCATGGGGGTGCCTGGTCCATCCCACAGCTCTCTTGAAAGCTGGGCAGCAAGGACCCAGGGCACCATTTTAAGGAAACCAGTCCCAGAAATGCCAATGGTCAACAAATATTAATACGTGAAAAAATATGCAGCCTCACAAGGAAATAgaggcctgggcttccctgatggctcagacggtaaagaatctgtctgcaatgcaggagacccaggtttagtctctgggtcgggaaaatcccctggaaaagaaaatggcaacccactccagtattcttgcctggaaaatcctatgcacagaggagcctggtggtctaccatccatggggtcgcacagagtcagacacgactgagcgaccagcaCGTTCATAGGCACTACCTGCCTGCTAAGTGTGCAAATGTCAGGGTGGATGACGATGAGCTGTGGTGAGGGGAAGGGAATTCAAATCTTTGTGAGCCATTGGAAGAAAATAAGTTGTACATTTCTGGAGGAAATAGACTgtgttaataaaaaaataaagacaaagcaaGCTGTCTACACTGTAATGACCCGTGATGTGGTTGTAGGACCCTAGCCCACAGAAATATTAGCAGGAGCCCAGAATGAACATAGGTTAAGTCGTGGTTTGTGAGAGGAAGGAGAGTGAGGGAGTGGCTGTCAGGACAGGAAACCCGTGACACTGGCTGCGCCTACACAGGGGAACACCATGGAGACGTTCAGAACTGACCCGGGAAGACCCCCTTGCTAGGCTGTCTGTTAAGTGAAGGCCCCAACTGCGAGCTAAGGACAGCGTGACCTGATTCACACAAAGATACTAAAAGAAAGGCTTCACGCGTGCAGACACACCTTGGGCAGACACCCCCAACTGCTAAGAGAGGCGAGGCTTTACTGGGGCCAAAGGAAAACGCATTTCCATGGTACCGTTGTGAGctcaactgctcagtcatgtctgactctgcggcctcatggactctagccgccaggctcctctgtccgtgggattctccagacaagaatagtggagtgggttgccatttctttctccaggggatcttcctgacccagggatggaactcgtgtgtcctacattgacaggtgggttctttaccactagcgccacctgggaagtccccattgTACTATATCACATCTTAATTCTTGAATTTCATCAAGCATGTGtttattctgaaatttcacacacacacacacacacacacacacacacacggagaatTTTAGACATgccagcaacaacaaaaacaacagagggGATTCAGAGTCCATTTCCACGTTCCCATTATTCAAGAGGGTAAGGATGTGCCCACATTTCAGGCTTGTGGAGGCAGAGTCTCTATGTCTGGAGTAGAGAGGGCTGTGTGCTGGCCTGGGCACAGATTGCCCACCTGCCCCCCTTCCTCACACTGACGACCTCCAAGGATGGGCAGGAGTGAGGGCTGAGGGCCAGGAGGTCACATCTGCCCCCTGGGGAGACCCATCCAACGAGGGGCACTGGGTCCCTCTAACTTGTCTGTGTTCCCCTTCTGTTGGCCCCCCACTGCTTGCTGAAGACTTCAGGCTTCCTGTCTGTCCTGCCTTGGGTCGAGAGGGGTCAGGGGAAGATTGGCCTTGGGACTGCAGCTCCTGGGACCTGGGGGTTGGCAGTCCCAGTGCACGCAGAGCCCAAGCCTCACCTAATTGGCCATCAGAGGCCTTGAGTCCCAGACCTGCAGGTAGAGAACACCTTGCCCCACTGAGTGACTCAGAGGTGTGGGCAGGGCATGGAAGAGCAGGTGAGCTTCCTCCAAGATCCAGTAGTTCCCACTCCAGAATCTGGGGCACCAGTCTGAGGCTCTCTGAGACCCTCGGCGCCCTCCTTGGCACCCCCTCATTCTCCCTTCACTATACAGGAAGGCAGAGCTGAAAGGGCAGTAGACAGGGGTCCTGGTGCCGACTGATTATCATCAGCACAGACCTGGGTCAAGAGCTCAGGAGGCCCTGGGAGAGCAGTTCCTGGCTGTGTGCGGCTGGGCAATCACAGCCCTCACCTGGACAAGGTAAGGTCAGGGCGGCCACCCTCAGGGCTGCAGGAGTGGGAGGAGACCATGTGGGTAAGGGGGCAGGGCTGTGCATACAGTAAGCACTCGGGTCTGCTCTCCGCAGGGGAAGTGGGGACACCCTCCTGCCTGGCCAGCTCTGGACTCGTCTTGCAGATAACGCCCCAGTCCAGGCTCAGAGGCAGTGATGCTGAGATGGGAATCTAGGCATGCAGGGGAGAGAAACAGGAAACACCCACATTAGCCCAGGGAGACCTGGCCCCTGCCCTGCTCCCGGCCTGTCCAAGACGTGGTGGGCAGAGGCACCCAGGAAACTTTTCTGAGATTAATGAAGAGTACACAAAGGGGCAGAACACGCAGGATTAGATACAGGAGTAAAGAGCAGAAAGCTGGCAGCGTCGCTGGGAAGACAGGCGGCTGTGGCGCCATTTCTGCACTCCAGACTCAGCTCTGCAACCCTCctggcacccccaccccaccccacagtgACTATTCAGAGTCCCCACAGGCCGAGTGCTCCCTGCATATTTGTGAATTAGCCAATTGGAGAAAATGTTGCCTTTTAAGGTCAGTCTGAGCTCACCTGGAGGACTGGGCACTGAAGGGTCCCTGTGCTCCAAGAAAGTATGACCTTGTGAccctcacctcctccctctccctgcctcccgcTTGCTCTCTGCCCCGTGTCCCCCAGCACAGGGCCATGGCATCCCACAGAAATGGAAACCTCCCAGAGATGCCTCTGCAGGAGTTCATGCTGGATGGATTTGAGGGTGGCCCACAGACCCAGGCCCTGCTCTTTGCTCTGTTCCTGGCCCTGTACGTGGTGGCCATCCTGGGGAACCTCACCATGATCGTGGTCATCACCCTGGATGCCCGTCTGCACTCCccaatgtacttcttcctcaagaACCTCTCCTTCCTGGACCTGTGCTACTCATCTGTCATCGCCCCCAAGGCCCTGGTCAACTTCCTGTCCTCCTCCAAGGTGATAACCTTTAAGGGATGTGCCACCCagttcttcttcttctccatGATGGGCACTACTGAGACTCTCCTCTTggctgtgatggcctatgaccgcttcgTGGCCATCTGCAGCCCCCTGAGCTACCCCATCTCCATGCGCCCCTCGGTCTGTGCCTGTCTGGTGCTGGGCACCTACTGCGGGGGCTGCCTCAACTCTGGGGTGCAGACAATCCTCACATTCAGCCTCCTGTTCTGCAGCTCCAACCACAtcaaccacttcttctgtgatgtgATCCCCCTGCTCCAGCTCACTTGTGCCAGCACGACCGTCAATGAGCTGGTCTTGTTTGCTATGTGTGGCCTCATCATTGTGGGCACCACACTCGTGGTCCTCACCTCCTATGGCTACATCACAGTGACCATCCTGAGGATGCGCTCAGGAGGAGGGAGACACAAGCtcttctccacctgtggctcccacATGACAGCCGTGTCCCTCTTTTATGGGACCCTTTTTGTCATGTATGCCCAGCCGGGAGCTGTGGAGTCCGTGGAGCAGGGCAAGGTGGTCTCTGTCTTCTACACTCTGGTCATCCCGATGCTGAATCCCCTCATCTACAGTCTGAGAAACAAGGACGTGAAGGATGCCCTGCGGAGACTGGGTCAGAAGCACACAGCCACATGACGGAGAGTGACCAGAGAGACCCAGTGTCCTGAGGGCTGGACAAGAAGACTTGAGGGGAGGCACTGGGTTTGGTTTGAGGAATTCATTCTTTATTCAGCcaattcattctttcatccaGCATTTTATCCAACCCTTCTTTGAGGCACATCATGGACCACAGACTACAAGTGTGAGATGTAGAGATGAGTAAGGCATCTTGTTTGCCACCAAAAATCTAATGGCCCACAGTGGGGCAAGACACTAAACTTGAAGTTTGTGTAACACGGTGGGCAGAGTCATGAACTGGGAGTCTTTGAAGCACAGTATGGGTCCCAGTTCAACATCAATTGGTGAAGGTATGTGGGCTAGACAAACTCTCTGACCTTATCCCTTCGCTTCTTTATTGAATCTAATGTAAATATGTACCCAGCAATCTACCCTGGGACAACTAGCAGGGGGCTTTAGGACACTCAGCCCAGCCCCTTTCTTGGTGATCGCCTGGGCATCCCCACAGCCAATTAGGGGGGTTAGGAAGACCATGCTTCCCCTCAATCCAGCAGCAGGGctgttcctcccctcccccttctgttCACTGATGCCACCACCCAACAAGGCAGCAGGGAGCACCCGTGCTCCTGCTTCAGAGGCTCCTAGTGCTCCCTGTCCTGGGTTTCTCCCCTCAGACAGCAGCTGGGAGCCCCAGGGAGTGAACGTGGATGCCTGACACCCATAGTTCACCATCCAGTCTGACAGGTGATACTGtcctgactatttgtgaccctaagAAATGGAGCCTTGTCAGCACCAACACCTCTGAATAAGGATGGAGGTCCTGGTGCTGCTGCACAGAGGAGAGGGTAGAGAGAGGGGGCAGTTTCTTGGTAGAAGCACAGCTCCCTGGCCGTCTGTCCCACACTCCCTGGGGCAGCTGGGAGTCTTGACCTCCCCATTCAGAGCTCCAGGCCCCTGCTCCATGGACCCAACACACAGCCTGGACCCAGGGCGTTTCATGTCTCCCTGTGGGAGAGTCACCCACTCCCATGGTCACTGCCAGGAGGTGGTCCTCTGGACGAGAGGGTGGTCTGTTCCCTGTAGGGGCAGGGGGCGTGCCCTGCCCCTCTGATCACAGCTCTCCACCCCCCTctctccctgctccaggggacagGGGGAGAGGCTGGCAGCTAAGTTGTCGGACTGCTGCTCCCCATTACTCAAGTGGAACCGCCTCCAAGCTTCCTGCTGGATTCCTATTCACATtgtctttgggctccaaaactaGTTCTATGTCTGCCATAGATTGTTGTATTCATCTGATAACAAATTGTTACTTGAGGCTTCCCCAAATATTCTGCTTCACCATGACAGCCCTTGTTGTCATCTCATGCCGCAGCTGTTCCCTCTCACACGCGCTATCCTCTGTCtgtctgctgtgatttttttcGTCACTCCATGGAATGTTACAGGAATATTCTTGGGTCTTCTACTTGATCCAAATTTggaatatgcatacatataatatatattcattccaTGCACAAGTGTAGATTTATCTTAATTCTGTAGAATTCAAAGTTATACATAGTAAGAAATCAATTAAAGATTCATAGTAAAACAGCATCTATCCTGAATTAGGAATAAATAAAAGGTCTGACTTTAGATGGAACAAAAATTTGACAGTAGTCTGCaggagaaatgtaaaa
Proteins encoded in this region:
- the LOC112585493 gene encoding olfactory receptor 12-like; the protein is MASHRNGNLPEMPLQEFMLDGFEGGPQTQALLFALFLALYVVAILGNLTMIVVITLDARLHSPMYFFLKNLSFLDLCYSSVIAPKALVNFLSSSKVITFKGCATQFFFFSMMGTTETLLLAVMAYDRFVAICSPLSYPISMRPSVCACLVLGTYCGGCLNSGVQTILTFSLLFCSSNHINHFFCDVIPLLQLTCASTTVNELVLFAMCGLIIVGTTLVVLTSYGYITVTILRMRSGGGRHKLFSTCGSHMTAVSLFYGTLFVMYAQPGAVESVEQGKVVSVFYTLVIPMLNPLIYSLRNKDVKDALRRLGQKHTAT